One stretch of Streptomyces peucetius DNA includes these proteins:
- a CDS encoding ricin-type beta-trefoil lectin domain protein, with amino-acid sequence MGRGRLSVPASVGRRRRLGRTATVVLLSSVLTATSLGAQAWAIPGDGMSREQTQVDLPDIPESEPTEQDEAAETSLTTADEVPAEPYVPQAVTPWQEDSGTVDLTGLQPGSTLPVADLPVELGVPEGADPATLAGEWKVDLAAPEASQTAGVAGLIMQVTPPATVDPAAEVSLSVVTTDFADLYGPQAADRFGLMLLPECVITSPDSGDCSADGGTETLSGDFDDTFEPVQSTVEVTPAEDASATAEGAEQAPTRSVVTGTVPVGPLLGGAAPSTATGASVRTAALPAVDSASPRVVGALDTGASAGGDFTATPLLSSGSWAAGSSSGAFTYSYQVQTPEVAGGLMPRVALSYSSQSVDGRTSATNNQASWIGDGWDYNPGFISRTYANCRQDAVPNESEQEPNNRTHRTADLCYGSENATLSLGGMTTELVWDKDKQKWFTANGDGSKIELKKNTDLDNGDGDGEHWVVTTRDGTRYHFGLHRLPGWDDNGDNKDDPTTDSVLTVPVYGNHPGEPCYKAGNWAGSHCTQAWRWGLDYVEDIQGNAMSLWWKRDTNHYARNFNFKAPVEYHRDGYLSHIDYGQRSDSIFSAPAPARVSFSVDERCYAEGSLACIDTNFTAKDPGKYRIWYDTPADLRCAAQQKCWNAGPSFWSRMRLDTITTSVQRQPGTTARQEVDEYKLTQSFSDLTTGPNTALWLESITRTGYGRSGAAGPKTDLNGVRFEAQDMPNRVKRDNRPEFARQRISRVINEYGGETVITYRTPTGECATGTGLPAKGDTAALKANDRFCYPVYWHPDAGAEDIDWFHKYVVSSVEELPNINGSYGTRTDYSYENPAWKLAEQEFTKKATRTYSRFAGVEKVTVLTGANDDVIGSKRSKAVTRYFRGMGGDVPLLDITGLSQNEIAKDEEPFAGRIAEELTYADAAADESDWLTRSVTHPEATLLAARERGTGLSPLRAWRVTEPRQVSYTKSSGTGDDVRKERVVETRTTHESTYGLPTQIEFLGDKDKAGDESCTRLEYQHEPNRNIIGLTRQTRTSASTCADATFDDLATLSSALRTAYDGKAYGTALTTSSRGLATQTWSLKADGSGFQSDGTTGFDAIGRVVRHTDPDQKSSTITYDPPTGQAFKVIERNSLQHERIQELDPGRGVALKTTDTNGHVSHAEFDPLGRLVKAWSPGRTPSESGVPDFEAVYTIPKFNPDDEDREPPYITTRARGHENRIETSVAIYDGLGRERQTQEQATGGGRLVTDTLYNSSGEVWKTRNAYYTEGAPEGVLFTPLADTAVPNATRYMYDGLGRVVRELPILNGVANDARATRYEYGADHSTVINPSGAASYRMYSDALGRTARLDTFTDAARTEKTSMRYTYDERGMLRRVTNSAAPDSPWTWTYDHRGRMVTATDPDTGTTRTTYDHRDRPQTVTNARNITVWTGYDELSRPKEQRLDSSGGTLLSAYTYDTAPGGKGLPASVARYTDGQPYTMKVGGYTDDYAPLSTTLTLPQTLADTWGLDSSYTYSYGYNDKGQLESATLPAVGGFDAEKIVTRFNSEGLPLSVSGKDWYGAEVVYSPYGQVQRSTLGAQPNRVWTQNTYDEASGALLDQQVYREQTGDKAVVGGNLVSKRAYGYDDAGNVTSIREHALGIDERQCFTYDPLGQLTKAWTSKNQEDCAPGPIGTDGTVNVSDGKDGSGYWQEYEYDLLGNRSKLTEKNPAGVTGKNAETTYTYGKDGNQPRTLTKVTKNYVAPGGAQVTAEAERLYELTGETKSVTSLDNGDKQELSWTYDGQVERITGQGGNGKSPYVGLADKCLDLWLGRTDPGQPILLHGCNASPAQSWTFTPVPGQADADLGTLTIYDNWCVQPTGSTAGSALQLQKCDGSAAQRLKRTAAGQLTHVASGLCLAVKDGAGVDKTPIVLTTCSASSTAQQWEPQNETRHIYGPDGSRLLTIQGRQATLNLGEAQVTVQKGGALVNTQRSYGAPGGSVMRYGNGNGAESLVALAGDHQGSPYAEVALSGDMTVRIRKQDPFGNQRGTDTVGVNMQTRTGFLGAVRDDASGYTPLGARLYDPVVGRFLSADPVLDLADPVQANGYAYAHNNPVTLSDPTGLAVALNASERAAALAGAGLSPAQVAQAQATMGKSLTSVILAAAWGVLSDFIGLGDAMACFGGDMWSCGSLILGAIPWTKLGKIPSVLKAIDRTISAIKAFRAAKKAAEAVLAAARAAEKAALAAKKAAIEKAKKAAQAAKKKAADKKQTTSNKAVNNTKKTGNPVQKQAQAKSNPKGSSASATHGGKGSGGGGKSADKPGGSSGGSSRSSGGSSGSGGSGKTGEGSGGCSTRNSFTPGTKVLMADGTTKPIEDVKAGDKVLATDPKTGETRVETVTAEIKGEGLKYLVKVVIDVDGSSGTKTAEVTATDGHPFWVPELGEWIDATDLRSGQWLRTSAGTHVQITAVTRWTSQGATVHNLTVSNVHTYYVLAGATPVLAHNCGTGDSDSLSDSGGGTSGGATRTDMPYRGDGETVLHGHGSWRPENGTVTVPEGTFVAFYGEHGFTISRQQGMRISGPGGPRMTPVAVAGPGDEIPNYTLAPLGPGFTFRNGSTVVEARTLLSDLLQPNMGTCHWAACRGGRNPR; translated from the coding sequence ATGGGGCGTGGTCGCCTGTCCGTGCCGGCCTCGGTCGGACGACGTCGCAGGCTCGGCCGCACGGCCACTGTGGTCCTCCTGTCGTCCGTGTTGACGGCGACCAGCCTCGGTGCACAGGCCTGGGCGATCCCGGGCGACGGAATGAGCCGTGAGCAGACGCAGGTCGATCTGCCGGACATCCCGGAGAGCGAGCCCACAGAACAGGACGAGGCCGCCGAGACGAGTCTGACGACCGCCGACGAGGTCCCGGCCGAGCCATACGTGCCGCAGGCCGTGACGCCCTGGCAGGAGGACAGCGGCACGGTGGACCTGACCGGCCTGCAGCCGGGCTCCACGCTTCCGGTGGCCGACCTCCCCGTGGAACTCGGTGTTCCCGAGGGCGCAGATCCCGCCACTCTCGCCGGCGAGTGGAAGGTGGACCTCGCCGCTCCGGAGGCATCCCAGACCGCGGGCGTCGCCGGTCTGATCATGCAGGTGACGCCGCCCGCGACCGTCGACCCGGCGGCAGAGGTCTCCCTCAGCGTCGTCACCACCGACTTCGCCGACCTGTACGGGCCGCAGGCAGCCGACCGGTTCGGCCTGATGCTGCTGCCGGAATGTGTGATCACGTCACCCGACAGTGGCGACTGCTCCGCCGACGGCGGGACCGAAACCCTGTCCGGCGACTTTGACGACACCTTCGAGCCGGTGCAGAGCACCGTGGAGGTGACCCCGGCCGAGGACGCCTCCGCCACGGCCGAGGGTGCAGAGCAGGCACCGACGAGGAGCGTCGTCACCGGCACGGTGCCCGTCGGGCCACTGCTGGGCGGCGCGGCTCCGTCCACGGCCACCGGCGCCTCGGTGCGCACCGCCGCACTGCCGGCGGTCGACTCCGCGAGCCCCCGCGTCGTCGGGGCCCTGGACACGGGAGCTTCGGCGGGCGGTGACTTCACGGCCACGCCGCTGCTGTCGTCGGGTTCCTGGGCGGCAGGGTCCTCCTCCGGCGCGTTCACCTACTCGTACCAGGTGCAGACGCCGGAGGTCGCGGGTGGCCTGATGCCGAGGGTCGCCCTGTCCTACTCCTCGCAGTCCGTCGACGGCCGCACCTCCGCCACCAACAACCAGGCCTCGTGGATCGGTGACGGCTGGGACTACAACCCCGGCTTCATCTCGCGTACCTACGCCAACTGCCGCCAGGACGCGGTACCGAACGAGAGCGAGCAGGAGCCCAACAACCGTACCCACCGCACCGCCGATCTCTGCTACGGCTCCGAGAACGCCACGCTCTCGCTCGGCGGGATGACCACCGAACTCGTCTGGGACAAGGACAAGCAGAAGTGGTTCACCGCCAACGGCGACGGCTCCAAGATCGAGCTGAAGAAGAACACCGACCTGGACAACGGTGACGGCGACGGCGAGCACTGGGTCGTCACCACCCGTGACGGCACGCGCTACCACTTCGGTCTGCACCGTCTGCCCGGCTGGGACGACAACGGGGACAACAAGGACGATCCGACGACCGACTCCGTCCTCACCGTCCCGGTCTACGGCAACCACCCGGGCGAGCCCTGTTACAAGGCGGGCAACTGGGCCGGATCCCACTGCACCCAGGCCTGGCGCTGGGGGCTCGACTACGTCGAGGACATCCAGGGCAACGCCATGTCCCTGTGGTGGAAGCGCGACACCAACCACTACGCCCGGAACTTCAACTTCAAGGCCCCGGTGGAGTACCACCGCGACGGCTACCTGAGCCACATCGACTACGGGCAGCGCAGCGACAGCATCTTCTCCGCCCCCGCCCCGGCCCGCGTGAGCTTCTCCGTGGATGAGCGCTGCTACGCAGAGGGCTCGCTGGCCTGCATTGATACCAACTTCACGGCCAAGGACCCCGGCAAGTACCGCATCTGGTACGACACCCCGGCCGACCTGCGCTGTGCCGCCCAGCAGAAGTGCTGGAACGCCGGTCCGTCGTTCTGGTCCCGCATGCGCCTCGACACGATCACCACCTCCGTCCAGCGGCAGCCGGGCACCACTGCCCGGCAGGAAGTGGACGAGTACAAGCTCACGCAGTCCTTCTCGGACCTCACGACCGGACCCAACACCGCCCTCTGGCTGGAGTCGATCACCCGTACCGGCTACGGGCGCAGCGGCGCGGCCGGCCCCAAGACCGATCTGAACGGCGTCCGTTTCGAGGCGCAGGACATGCCCAACCGGGTCAAGCGGGACAACCGGCCGGAGTTCGCCCGCCAGCGGATCTCCCGGGTCATCAACGAATACGGCGGCGAGACCGTCATCACGTACCGGACACCCACGGGTGAGTGCGCCACCGGCACCGGTCTGCCCGCGAAGGGCGACACCGCTGCGCTGAAGGCCAACGACCGCTTCTGCTACCCCGTGTACTGGCACCCCGACGCGGGGGCGGAGGACATCGACTGGTTCCACAAGTACGTCGTCAGCAGCGTCGAGGAACTTCCCAACATCAACGGCTCGTACGGGACCAGGACCGACTACTCGTACGAGAACCCGGCCTGGAAGCTCGCGGAGCAGGAGTTCACCAAGAAGGCCACGCGTACCTACTCCCGGTTCGCGGGCGTCGAAAAGGTCACCGTGCTCACCGGCGCGAATGACGACGTGATCGGCAGCAAGCGTTCCAAGGCCGTCACGCGCTACTTCCGCGGCATGGGCGGCGACGTGCCCTTGCTCGACATCACCGGCCTCTCCCAGAACGAGATAGCGAAGGACGAGGAGCCGTTCGCCGGACGGATCGCCGAGGAACTCACCTACGCCGACGCCGCTGCCGACGAGAGCGACTGGCTGACGCGCAGCGTCACCCACCCCGAAGCCACCCTCCTGGCCGCGCGCGAACGCGGCACCGGCCTGAGCCCGCTGCGCGCCTGGCGGGTCACGGAGCCTCGTCAGGTCTCGTACACCAAGTCCTCCGGCACCGGCGACGACGTGCGCAAGGAACGCGTCGTCGAGACCCGCACCACCCACGAGTCGACCTACGGTCTGCCCACCCAGATCGAATTCCTGGGCGACAAGGACAAGGCCGGCGACGAGTCCTGCACCCGCCTCGAGTACCAGCACGAGCCCAACCGCAACATCATCGGGCTGACCAGGCAGACCCGGACCAGCGCCTCCACCTGCGCCGACGCCACCTTCGACGACCTGGCCACGCTCAGCTCCGCCCTCCGCACCGCCTACGACGGCAAGGCATACGGCACGGCGCTCACCACGTCCTCCCGCGGTCTCGCCACCCAGACCTGGTCACTGAAGGCTGACGGCTCAGGCTTCCAGAGCGACGGAACCACCGGCTTCGACGCGATCGGCCGCGTGGTCCGGCACACCGACCCGGACCAGAAGTCCTCCACGATCACCTACGATCCGCCCACCGGTCAGGCGTTCAAGGTCATCGAGCGCAACTCCCTCCAGCACGAGCGGATTCAGGAACTCGACCCGGGACGAGGAGTCGCTCTCAAGACCACCGACACCAACGGTCACGTCAGCCACGCGGAGTTCGACCCCCTCGGCCGCCTCGTCAAGGCATGGTCACCGGGACGCACCCCTTCCGAGTCCGGGGTACCGGACTTCGAGGCCGTCTACACCATTCCCAAGTTCAATCCTGACGACGAGGACCGCGAGCCGCCGTACATCACCACCCGCGCACGCGGTCACGAGAACCGCATCGAGACCTCGGTCGCCATCTACGACGGCCTCGGGCGCGAACGTCAGACCCAGGAGCAGGCCACAGGCGGCGGCCGACTGGTCACCGACACCCTCTACAACAGCTCCGGCGAAGTGTGGAAGACGAGGAACGCCTACTACACCGAGGGCGCACCCGAGGGCGTGCTGTTCACGCCGCTGGCCGACACGGCCGTACCCAACGCCACCCGCTACATGTACGACGGCCTGGGCCGCGTCGTGCGGGAACTGCCGATCCTGAACGGCGTGGCGAACGACGCACGTGCCACCCGCTACGAGTACGGGGCAGACCACTCAACCGTCATCAACCCGTCGGGCGCCGCCTCCTACCGGATGTACTCCGACGCCCTCGGCCGCACCGCCCGCCTCGACACCTTCACCGACGCGGCCCGCACCGAGAAGACCTCGATGCGGTACACGTACGACGAGCGGGGCATGCTGCGGAGGGTCACCAACTCCGCCGCCCCGGACAGCCCCTGGACCTGGACCTACGACCACCGGGGTCGCATGGTCACGGCCACCGACCCGGACACCGGCACCACCCGCACCACCTATGACCACCGGGACCGGCCGCAGACCGTCACCAACGCCCGCAACATCACCGTCTGGACGGGCTACGACGAGCTGTCCCGCCCCAAGGAGCAGCGACTCGACAGCTCCGGCGGCACTCTCCTCAGCGCCTACACCTACGACACGGCCCCCGGCGGCAAGGGCCTGCCGGCCTCCGTCGCCCGGTACACCGACGGCCAGCCGTACACCATGAAGGTCGGCGGCTACACCGACGACTACGCACCGCTGTCGACCACGCTGACGCTGCCGCAGACCCTCGCCGACACCTGGGGCCTCGACTCCTCCTACACGTACAGCTACGGCTACAACGACAAGGGCCAACTGGAGTCGGCCACACTCCCGGCCGTCGGCGGGTTCGACGCCGAGAAGATCGTCACTCGCTTCAACAGCGAGGGCCTCCCGCTGTCCGTGTCCGGCAAGGACTGGTACGGCGCCGAGGTCGTCTACTCCCCGTACGGGCAGGTGCAGCGCTCAACGCTCGGCGCACAGCCCAACCGGGTCTGGACCCAGAACACCTACGACGAGGCCAGCGGCGCACTTCTCGACCAGCAGGTGTACCGCGAGCAGACCGGGGACAAGGCCGTCGTCGGCGGAAACCTCGTCTCGAAGCGCGCTTACGGCTACGACGACGCGGGCAACGTCACCTCGATCCGGGAGCACGCCCTCGGCATCGACGAGCGGCAGTGCTTCACCTACGACCCGCTCGGCCAGCTCACCAAAGCCTGGACCTCCAAGAACCAGGAGGACTGCGCCCCCGGCCCGATCGGCACCGACGGGACCGTCAACGTCTCCGACGGCAAGGACGGCTCCGGCTACTGGCAGGAGTACGAGTACGACCTGCTCGGCAACCGTTCGAAGCTGACCGAGAAGAACCCGGCCGGCGTCACCGGCAAGAACGCCGAGACCACCTACACCTACGGCAAGGACGGCAACCAGCCCCGCACCCTCACCAAGGTCACGAAGAACTACGTCGCCCCGGGCGGCGCGCAGGTCACCGCCGAGGCGGAGCGGCTGTACGAGCTGACCGGCGAGACCAAGTCCGTCACCTCGCTGGACAACGGCGACAAGCAGGAGCTGTCCTGGACGTACGACGGCCAGGTCGAGCGGATCACCGGCCAGGGCGGGAACGGGAAGTCCCCGTACGTCGGCCTGGCGGACAAGTGCCTCGACCTGTGGCTCGGCCGCACCGACCCCGGCCAGCCGATCCTGCTCCACGGCTGCAACGCCTCCCCGGCGCAGAGCTGGACCTTCACCCCTGTGCCGGGCCAGGCCGACGCCGACCTCGGCACGCTGACCATCTACGACAACTGGTGCGTCCAGCCGACCGGAAGCACCGCGGGCTCGGCGCTGCAGCTGCAGAAGTGCGACGGCTCCGCAGCCCAGCGGTTGAAGCGCACCGCCGCCGGACAGCTGACGCACGTCGCCTCCGGCCTGTGCCTCGCGGTCAAGGACGGTGCCGGCGTCGACAAGACCCCGATCGTGCTGACGACCTGCTCAGCCTCCTCGACGGCCCAGCAGTGGGAGCCGCAGAACGAGACCCGTCACATCTACGGCCCCGACGGCTCCCGGCTGCTCACCATCCAGGGCCGGCAAGCCACGCTCAACCTCGGCGAGGCCCAGGTCACCGTCCAGAAGGGCGGCGCCCTGGTCAACACCCAGCGCTCCTACGGGGCTCCCGGCGGCTCGGTCATGCGCTACGGCAACGGCAACGGCGCCGAGTCGCTCGTCGCCCTCGCCGGCGACCACCAGGGCAGCCCGTACGCCGAGGTCGCCCTCAGCGGAGACATGACGGTCCGGATCCGCAAGCAGGACCCGTTCGGCAACCAGCGCGGCACCGACACCGTCGGCGTCAACATGCAGACCCGGACCGGGTTCCTGGGCGCCGTCCGGGACGACGCCTCCGGCTACACCCCGCTCGGCGCCCGCCTCTACGACCCGGTCGTCGGCCGCTTCCTCTCCGCCGACCCGGTCCTCGACCTGGCCGACCCGGTCCAGGCCAACGGCTACGCCTACGCCCACAACAACCCGGTCACGCTGTCGGATCCGACCGGTCTGGCGGTGGCCCTGAACGCCTCGGAGCGGGCAGCGGCACTCGCCGGCGCGGGCCTGAGCCCGGCGCAGGTCGCGCAGGCGCAGGCGACCATGGGCAAGTCGCTGACCTCGGTGATCCTTGCGGCGGCGTGGGGTGTGCTGTCGGACTTCATCGGCCTCGGGGACGCGATGGCCTGCTTCGGCGGGGACATGTGGTCTTGCGGCAGCCTGATCCTCGGAGCGATCCCCTGGACCAAGCTGGGCAAGATCCCGTCGGTGCTGAAGGCGATCGACCGGACGATCTCCGCGATCAAGGCGTTCCGAGCGGCGAAGAAGGCGGCCGAAGCCGTCCTGGCCGCGGCGCGGGCGGCGGAGAAGGCTGCGCTCGCAGCGAAGAAGGCGGCGATCGAGAAGGCCAAGAAGGCGGCGCAGGCCGCCAAGAAGAAGGCCGCAGACAAGAAACAAACGACCAGTAACAAGGCCGTCAACAATACGAAGAAGACCGGTAACCCGGTCCAGAAGCAGGCCCAGGCCAAGTCCAACCCCAAGGGCTCCTCCGCATCCGCGACCCACGGTGGCAAGGGCTCCGGCGGAGGAGGCAAGAGCGCGGACAAGCCCGGCGGTTCGTCCGGCGGCTCCTCCCGATCCTCGGGCGGCAGCAGCGGAAGCGGCGGCAGCGGCAAGACGGGCGAGGGCAGCGGCGGCTGTTCGACGAGGAACAGCTTCACCCCGGGCACCAAGGTGCTGATGGCCGACGGCACCACCAAGCCGATCGAGGACGTCAAGGCCGGCGACAAGGTCCTGGCCACGGACCCGAAGACGGGTGAGACCCGGGTCGAGACGGTCACCGCCGAGATCAAGGGTGAGGGCCTCAAGTACCTGGTCAAGGTCGTCATCGATGTCGACGGCTCATCCGGCACGAAGACGGCAGAGGTCACCGCGACCGACGGCCACCCCTTCTGGGTCCCCGAGCTCGGTGAGTGGATCGACGCCACCGACCTGCGCTCCGGCCAGTGGCTCCGCACCAGCGCCGGCACCCACGTCCAGATCACGGCCGTCACCCGCTGGACCAGTCAGGGCGCCACGGTCCACAACCTGACCGTCTCCAACGTCCACACGTACTATGTGCTGGCGGGGGCTACGCCGGTTCTCGCCCATAACTGTGGGACCGGTGACTCCGACAGCTTGTCGGATAGCGGTGGGGGCACATCCGGTGGTGCGACGCGCACGGACATGCCCTACCGCGGCGACGGCGAGACTGTTCTTCACGGTCACGGATCCTGGCGTCCTGAGAACGGAACAGTGACAGTCCCTGAAGGCACCTTCGTTGCCTTCTACGGGGAGCACGGATTTACGATCTCCAGGCAACAGGGGATGAGGATCTCTGGCCCTGGGGGCCCGCGGATGACACCGGTTGCAGTTGCCGGCCCAGGGGATGAGATCCCCAACTACACTCTGGCACCGCTGGGTCCGGGGTTCACATTCCGGAACGGATCAACTGTTGTTGAGGCAAGGACGCTGCTCAGTGACTTGCTTCAGCCGAACATGGGAACCTGCCATTGGGCAGCCTGTCGAGGGGGTAGAAACCCCAGATAG
- a CDS encoding HEAT repeat domain-containing protein, translated as MEFLDLSPYEYRKFPLPMRSVGWLGRRFGVQGGGAQNVTVADMQRFKGASRRLGSVTLGTHECEFCPADLPFEGNGEYRYYCRSGEVYAAPSMILHYVDEHGYCPPREFLESLHKIDQLDWDWRAERLIAILRDDSEDFDFRCEAIIDLVHWKDPRVLRVLTDSVKDEELVDIAGDEIGRSLGILVACGFAGDLRVESLPGIVKLGFEQIVRK; from the coding sequence ATGGAGTTTCTCGACCTCTCGCCCTACGAGTACAGGAAGTTCCCCCTCCCGATGCGCTCGGTCGGGTGGTTGGGGCGTCGATTTGGCGTGCAGGGCGGCGGTGCGCAGAATGTGACTGTCGCCGATATGCAAAGATTCAAGGGCGCCTCGCGGCGTTTGGGGAGCGTCACGCTGGGAACGCACGAATGCGAATTCTGTCCCGCAGATCTCCCCTTTGAAGGCAACGGGGAGTATCGATACTATTGTAGGAGTGGAGAGGTTTATGCCGCTCCGAGCATGATTCTGCACTATGTGGACGAGCATGGGTACTGTCCTCCCAGGGAGTTCCTGGAAAGTCTGCATAAGATTGATCAACTGGACTGGGATTGGCGTGCGGAGCGACTGATTGCGATACTCCGGGACGATTCAGAGGATTTCGACTTTCGGTGCGAGGCGATTATCGATCTCGTGCACTGGAAGGACCCTCGGGTGTTGCGGGTGCTAACGGATTCGGTTAAGGATGAAGAACTGGTCGATATCGCGGGAGACGAAATCGGCCGGTCTCTGGGGATTCTTGTGGCATGTGGGTTCGCGGGTGATCTTCGTGTCGAATCCTTGCCCGGCATAGTCAAACTTGGCTTTGAGCAAATCGTTCGGAAGTGA